A stretch of Besnoitia besnoiti strain Bb-Ger1 chromosome III, whole genome shotgun sequence DNA encodes these proteins:
- a CDS encoding Toxoplasma gondii family A protein (encoded by transcript BESB_049230), with protein MAPLLQPAMSSALLLGAFLQCAATDAGGGLSVDPETIITIPEKGLEADDQKIVWLGPSQALRIVDSSNAAIFLPQHSTENPSPTPSSEQMNAVAYPFENGACDFKTVVEYKKLFPAYEEPLWVRNPASAQMAAGEGSPAPAANYTFTNPPADALNGATSFCVMFKSPVKAETSQPGETGPSGESAHDNRGPEAPKKQNEVEDGLALEQSDGGSPQITPLVGASPSGRGAPGPQPGRSGAGVNSEDISSNVTHPSFDLEVKEEEKGKARILDTSEQRLPVRVPLSPQNPPVLVTPAESPLKGQEEQTDVQNLDQMIASGAELPGSASPIFNNAASGSQNKELTAGVTTHHVSAIGASSDLGVSKAESTNEGTAAKALETTQTPKPAARLSRLSGTTEATERVLVLIVHSSDWSTAGGLAAPSVSFLAAAAWLLPILYPGTEGSSSIAD; from the coding sequence ATGGCACCCCTTTTGCAGCCAGCCATGTCGTCCGCGCTCCTGCTGGGAGCGTTCCTTCAGTGCGCCGCCACAGATGCAGGGGGTGGACTGTCGGTCGATCCGGAGACAATCATCACCATTCCGGAAAAGGGACTGGAAGCGGACGATCAGAAAATTGTCTGGCTGGGGCCGTCCCAGGCACTGCGCATCGTCGACTCCTCGAACGCAGCCATATTTCTACCCCAGCACTCTACTGAGAATCCTTCGCCGACGCCTTCATCTGAGCAAATGAACGCCGTCGCGTATCCGTTTGAGAACGGAGCGTGCGACTTCAAAACGGTTGTGGAGTACAAAAAGTTATTTCCTGCGTATGAGGAGCCGTTGTGGGTCCGCAACCCGGCTTCGGCGCAGATGGCTGCTGGGGAAGGctctcctgcgccggcggcgaatTACACGTTTACGAATCCTCCCGCCGATGCATTGAACGGGGCAACGAGTTTTTGCGTGATGTTCAAGTCGCCTGTAAAGGCGGAGACAAGCCAGCCTGGAGAAACTGGGCCGTCGGGCGAGTCAGCGCACGACAATAGAGGGCCAGAGGCTCCCAAGAAGCAGAATGAAGTCGAGGACGGTCTCGCCCTCGagcagagcgacggcggaagtCCGCAGATTACGCCCCTGGTGGGCGCGTCTCCCAGCGGGCGTGGCGCTCCGGGTCCTCAGCCGGGGAGAAGCGGTGCGGGTGTGAACTCCGAGGACATTTCGTCGAATGTGACACATCCCTCTTTTGATCTCGAAGtaaaggaagaagaaaagggcAAAGCGCGCATCCTCGACACATCGGAGCAGAGATTACCCGTCAGGGTGCCGCTTTCACCTCAGAATCCGCCCGTTCTCGTGACCCCGGCCGAGTCTCCTCTCAAAGGACAAGAAGAGCAAACAGACGTACAGAACCTCGACCAAATGATCGCTTCAGGCGCCGAACTACCCGGCTCTGCCTCCCCGATTTTCAACAATGCGGCCTCAGGAAGCCAGAATAAAGAACTAACCGCCGGCGTCACAACGCATCACGTCTCTGCCATCGGTGCTTCCAGCGACCTTGGAGTCTCGAAGGCAGAGTCGACGAACGAGGGGACAGCGGCAAAGGCTCTCGAAACGACCCAGACGCCAaagccagccgcgcgcctgagTAGGCTCTCAGGTACGACTGAAGCAACAGAGAGAGTCTTGGTGCTTATCGTGCACTCTTCTGACTGGAGCACTGCAGGCGGACTGGCAGCCCCGTCAGTGTCCTTccttgctgctgccgcgtggCTACTCCCGATCCTCTACCCTGGTACTGAGGGTAGTTCCTCAATTGCTGACTAG
- a CDS encoding Toxoplasma gondii family A protein (encoded by transcript BESB_049250): MAPGLQRALSSTLLLGAILQCAATDAGEPAVQLEATMTIPKDGLEAHEQKVVWLGPLKALRVVDSSNAAVFMPQSIDEPLIEPSSEHMNAIAYAFENGACDFGKTVKYQELFPAYEKPLWVRTTPAKSGAIEGESPAPVANYTFTSPPAEVLSGVSSFCVRFRVKSGDQGETESDKGTPPAESVEENAQGVDQGGVGGLAGAPARKDEPEKQQEDAFKNPVLNGPESKRPKKVDAVNPKPQLLPSPAPPQQAGEEPDHTVEGGAVGNGLVDAQASSALATKDNEQAQAVAGSHETVQSGQETPKQNPQEDADQLSSGKDGGKQARLRRLSAPAVSQDKYLTIIVHSAAWGTVSRVAATSAAVMAAAASLLPVF, from the coding sequence ATGGCGCCCGGATTGCAGCGAGCATTGTCCTCCACACTCCTTTTGGGTGCAATCCTGCAATGCGCCGCGACCGACGCGGGCGAACCGGCGGTTCAGCTGGAGGCCACAATGACAATTCCGAAGGACGGACTAGAGGCTCATGAGCAGAAAGTCGTTTGGCTCGGACCGTTAAAAGCCCTGCGTGTGGTCGATTCGAGCAATGCCGCCGTGTTTATGCCGCAGTCGATTGACGAACCTTTGATTGAGCCTTCGTCCGAGCATATGAATGCCATCGCATACGCGTTTGAGAACGGTGCGTGCGATTTCGGTAAAACCGTAAAGTACCAGGAGTTGTTTCCTGCGTACGAGAAGCCGCTGTGGGTTCGCACCACGCCTGCGAAGTCTGGAGCCATCGAAGGGGAGTCGCCTGCACCGGTCGCCAACTACACGTTCACAAGCCCTCCTGCTGAGGTACTGAGCGGGGTTTCTAGTTTTTGTGTGAGGTTTAGGGTGAAATCTGGTGACCAAGGAGAGACCGAGTCTGATAAGGGAACGCCTCCCGCAGAATCTGTGGAGGAAAACGCGCAAGGGGTTGACCAGGgtggcgtcggcggccttGCTGGTGCGCCGGCTCGGAAAGATGAACcagagaagcagcaggaggACGCCTTTAAAAACCCTGTGCTGAATGGTCCCGAATCTAAGAGGCCTAAGAAGGTGGACGCAGTCAATCCCAAGCCTCAGCTCCTGCCATCTCCTGCTCCTCCTCAGCAAGCAGGTGAGGAACCCGACCACACTgttgaaggcggcgccgttGGTAACGGCCTGGTCGACGCACAGGCTTCAAGCGCCCTGGCAACTAAAGACAACGAACAAGCGCAAGCCGTTGCGGGATCTCATGAGACAGTCCAGAGCGGGCAAGAAACTCCCAAGCAAAACCcgcaagaagacgcagaccaATTGAGCAGCGGAAAGGACGGCGGGAAGCAAGCGCGCCTTCGAAGACTTTCAGCGCCCGCGGTGTCACAGGATAAATATCTCACTATCATCGTGCACTCCGCTGCATGGGGCACAGTATCAAGAGTGGCCGCCACATCAGCGGCTGTTatggctgctgccgcgtcccTGCTTCCGGTGTTCTAG
- a CDS encoding Toxoplasma gondii family A protein (encoded by transcript BESB_049260): MAPVLLRALSSTLLAGAVLHCAAADAGEPKVEPETIITIPGKGLDADEQKIVWLGPSKSLRVVDATNAAVFLPQVKGEAQEEDSSSNAGEMNKVAYLFQNGACDFSKTVEYKSLFPQSQEPLWVRTAQEQPTDAGDPLPSSVANYTFINPPAKELNGVSSFCVRFMVKRPLQSHSAPSAAPDTTLGDMDHSSSESHSDRGVGAGHVPSEPPKEQEPELELTGDESPQGQAEESGNSGGSSPILPADSRAAARPQTDKAEQENEEIPQVPQVENSGPSGSKIENSTPSKTHPENSAQKGDKEEPSSNNKGDVPRHVLPGSDPANIQKSEGDAHHDSAAELEVSAPKDPEEKDKIHEPDVQDPSRGASAGKQARLRRLSEPTVSQNKYLTIIVHSAAGSAVGRVGAASAALLAATAWLLPMF; the protein is encoded by the coding sequence ATGGCGCCCGTCCTCTTGCGCGCTTTGTCGTCCACTCTCTTGGCAGGTGCAGTCCTGCATTGTGCCGCGGCCGATGCAGGAGAACCGAAGGTCGAGCCGGAGACAATCATCACCATTCCGGGAAAAGGCCTGGACGCTGACGAACAGAAAATTGTTTGGCTCGGGCCTTCTAAATCTCTGCGAGTGGTTGACGCCACCAATGCAGCCGTTTTCTTGCCGCAGGTGAAGGGGGAGGCCCAGGAGGAGGATTCTTCCTCGAACGCGGGCGAGATGAACAAAGTGGCGTATCTCTTTCAGAACGGTGCATGCGACTTCAGCAAGACCGTGGAGTACAAGTCGTTATTCCCTCAGTCTCAGGAGCCGTTGTGGGTTCGGACCGCGCAGGAGCAGCCTACCGATGCCGGCGATCCGCTACCTTCATCTGTGGCGAATTACACATTTATCAATCCTCCCGCAAAAGAGTTGAACGGGGTTTCCAGTTTTTGTGTGAGGTTCATGGTGAAGCGCCCTCTGCAGTCGCATTCGGCTCCGTCAGCAGCACCTGACACCACACTTGGCGACATGGATCATAGCAGCAGCGAAAGCCACAGTGATCGTGGTGTGGGCGCCGGGCACGTTCCGTCCGAGCCTCCAAAAGAGCAGGAGCCAGAGCTCGAGCTGACTGGCGATGAGAGTCCGCAGGGTCAAGCAGAAGAGTCTGGAAATAGCGGCGGCTCCTCTCCAATTCTACCGGCTGATTCAAGGGCTGCCGCCCGACCGCAGACCGACAAGGCCGAGCAGGAAAATGAGGAGATACCCCAAGTTCCGCAGGTGGAGAATTCTGGACCATCCGGCTCTAAAATTGAGAACTCAACCCCCAGCAAGACTCACCCTGAGAACTCTGCTCAAAAAGGAGACAAGGAGGAGCCAAGTAGTAACAATAAAGGGGACGTCCCTAGGCACGTCCTTCCAGGCTCCGATCCTGCGAACATTCAGAAGTCCGAAGGCGATGCACACCACGACAGTGCTGCCGAGCTTGAAGTGAGTGCACCGAAGGATCCAGAAGAGAAGGACAAAATCCATGAGCCAGATGTGCAGGACCCCAGTAGGGGAGCGAGCGCAGGAAAGCAAGCACGCCTGCGAAGACTTTCAGAGCCCACAGTGTCACAGAACAAGTACCTGACCATCATCGTGCACTCCGCTGCAGGGAGCGCTGTCGGACGAGTAGGAGCTGCATCCGCTGCCCTGCTAGCTGCAACCGCGTGGCTGCTGCCGATGTTCTAG
- a CDS encoding Toxoplasma gondii family A protein (encoded by transcript BESB_049270): MAPLRALSSALLFGAVLHCSATDTGEPTVEPESIITIPEKGLQVDEHKIVWLGPSKSLRVVDSTNAAVFMPQSTVSPSVEPSSEHMNAVAYMFENGACDFTKTVEYKKLFSDYGKALWDRSPPSKEATAEEVSHSPVANYTFTNPPAEVLRELVSFCVRFVVTPGSSSSSGSSEKPDEELRPPSSGVPGDSVEQGNGVPGEPASPGGPNDESPENKEESENPHKPPNPGVSGEVGENNTEDGEHHATAPAATTAAPPGDRAEVSPPKLPPQLPPKEPLPQHMDNGAKGDGAVGVAGPGALGGQPIVGEQDSQVSSPVGRPREGGAVDQAAAERVPVRNPLDDEGKNGARLRALSETAEKAEKYLTVVVHSASLSVSSWSAGGLLLIAAVLFLTY; encoded by the coding sequence atggcgccgctgcgagccTTGTCGTCCGCGCTCTTGTTTGGCGCGGTTCTCCATTGCTCCGCGACCGACACCGGAGAGCCGACGGTGGAGCCAGAGTCGATCATCACCATCCCGGAAAAAGGACTCCAAGTGGACGAGCATAAAATTGTCTGGCTCGGACCGTCAAAGTCCCTGCGAGTCGTTGATTCCACCAATGCAGCAGTGTTTATGCCGCAGTCCACTGTATCGCCCTCGGTGGAGCCTTCGTCCGAACATATGAACGCCGTGGCGTATATGTTTGAGAACGGTGCATGTGATTTTACCAAGACCGTGGAGTACAAAAAGTTATTTTCTGACTATGGGAAGGCGTTATGGGATCGCAGCCCGCCTTCAAaggaggcgaccgcggaggaggTCTCGCACTCACCGGTTGCGAACTACACCTTCACAAATCCTCCCGCGGAGGTGTTGCGCGAACTTGTTAGTTTCTGTGTGAGGTTCGTAGTTACGCCTGGCTCGAGCTCGAGCTCGGGTTCGTCCGAAAAGCCTGATGAGGAGCTTAGGCCGCCATCAAGCGGAGTTCCTGGCGATAGTGTCGAACAGGGGAACGGTGTACCCGGAGAACCAGCATCTCCTGGCGGCCCCAATGATGAATCTCCGGAGAACAAGGAGGAATCGGAGAACCCGCATAAGCCACCGAATCCTGGAGTGTCTGGTGAAGTAGGGGAAAACAACACGGAAGATGGGGAGCATCATGCAACTGCCCCAGCGGCGACaacagccgcgccgccaggcgacAGAGCCGAAGTTTCACCACCGAAGCTGCCACCCCAACTCCCTCCGAAAGAACCTCTCCCCCAGCACATGGATAATGGAGCAAAGGGAGATGgtgccgtcggcgtcgctggaCCAGGCGCCCTTGGAGGCCAGCCGATCGTTGGCGAACAGGACTCGCAGGTATCCAGCCCAGTCGGCCGTCCTCGTGAGGGCGGCGCAGTCGATCAAGCAGCGGCCGAGAGGGTGCCTGTGAGAAATCCTCTCGACGACGAAGGCAAAAACGGCGCGCGCTTGAGGGCTCTCTCAGAGACTGCTGAGAAAGCGGAAAAATACCTGACCGTCGTTGTACACTCTGCGTCCTTAAGCGTTTCAAGTTGGAGTGCCGGCGGCCTGCTGTTGATTGCTGCTGTGCTTTTCCTGACATACTAG
- a CDS encoding Toxoplasma gondii family A protein (encoded by transcript BESB_049240) — MAPHLLRALSSTLLVGAALHCAATDAGEPTVDPQNIFTIPEKGLEADEQKEVWLGPSKALRVVDNTRAAVLFPQQGDNPLPAPSPEQMSAVAYVFENGVCDFEKTVEYKKLFPGHEKPLWVRTAPAAAAGAEEASPAPAANYTFTNPSAEVLGGEGASFCVRFRVQRPLQPQPPTQAPGDTSLGGDNGKGGKDRSGPKDLVESSPQEQAPLPSQNGTPLPGAGAGISVGGAAPQGDQSIETGVPDAPLRLSGDLENGDEEDPVKSLLVKDPALENAHLGEYQPQPQPPPHPLAKGNNDHGEALGDGVSAAPDPSRVQQTDGNERVENADGPQADAQNRPASAEPDLQAGADQLNSGGTEEKQARLRILSAPTESQDKYLTIVVHSAARRAAGGSVAAAALLAAAACLLWMS, encoded by the coding sequence ATGGCGCCGCACTTGTTGCGAGCCTTGTCGTCGACTCTCTTGGTCGGTGCGGCTCTTCACTGCGCCGCGACTGATGCAGGAGAGCCGACGGTTGACCCACAGAACATTTTCACGATCCCCGAGAAAGGGCTAGAAGCTGACGAACAGAAAGAAGTCTGGCTCGGGCCTTCAAAGGCATTGCGCGTCGTCGACAACACCCGTGCGGCGGTGCTTTTCCCACAGCAGGGGGACAACCCCTTGccagcgccctcgccggAGCAGATGAGCGCCGTCGCGTATGTGTTTGAGAACGGTGTGTGCGACTTCGAGAAGACTGTAGAGTACAAAAAGTTGTTTCCTGGGCATGAGAAGCCGCTGTGGGTCCGcaccgcgcctgccgcggctgcaggtgCTGAGGAGGCAtctcctgcgccggctgcgaaTTACACGTTTACGAATCCCTCTGCGGAGGTGTTGGGGGGCGAAGGGGCTAGTTTCTGCGTGAGGTTTAGGGTGCAGCGACCACTGCAGCCTCAGCCGCCCACACAGGCCCCAGGCGACACGTCGCTCGGTGGTGATAACGGCAAAGGCGGTAAGGACCGTTCTGGTCCGAAGGACCTAGTCGAGTCGTCTCCGCAGGaacaggcgccgctgccttcgcagaATGGCACGCCGCTACCGGGTGCCGGTGCGGGCATTAGTGTTGGAGGTGCTGCTCCCCAGGGCGACCAGTCGATTGAGACAGGCGTCCctgacgcgccgctgcgtctgagCGGTGACCTGGAGAATGGGGATGAGGAGGATCCCGTGAAGAGTCTTCTGGTGAAAGATCCCGCACTGGAGAATGCGCATTTGGGGGAATACCAGCCTCAGCCGCAACCTCCTCCTCATCCTTTGGCAAAGGGTAACAACGATCACGGCGAAGCCCTTGGAGACGGCGTGTCCGCCGCTCCTGACCCTTCGAGAGTTCAGCAGACCGACGGCAATGAGCGGGTGGAGAATGCTGACGGACCTCAGGCCGATGCCCAGAACCGCCCAGCATCCGCGGAGCCAGACCTGCAAGCAGGCGCAGACCAGTTGAATAGCGGAGGGACCGAAGAAAAGCAAGCACGCCTGCGAATACTTTCAGCGCCCACAGAGTCACAGGACAAGTACCTGACCATCGTCGTGCACTCGGCTgcacggcgcgcggcaggaggaagcgtagcggccgcggcccttctcgctgctgccgcctgtCTGCTGTGGATGTCTTAG
- a CDS encoding Toxoplasma gondii family A protein (encoded by transcript BESB_049210) — protein sequence MAPVLLRALSSSLLVGAVLNCHATDAGGGLSVDPETIITIPEKGLEADDQKIVWLGPSQALRIVDSSNAAIFLPQHSTENPSPTPSSEQMNAVAYPFENGACDFKTVVEYKKLFPAYEEPLWVRNPASAQMAAGEGSPAPAANYTFTNPPADALNGATSFCVRFVFKPPKHHEAGRPAGTGPASDESTAGHGNRSVRKGEGDKDVDTGPRHPGSASQQNQSRAVLPGKARRAVSHGEGVGASVESGIGSSGVPKPLPEPAEKEEDPGKADGEHNTVAQTAPAPPAPPSLIPSVVGNAEESLRRDQGEKNQAESLDPAGVPDGKLPGPPSPTLSNPVSGKQDSEHANGLAAAHGSGGLASNDPVGSRAEQDAQDEEERAKKVEAPDTRKRAARLRRLSEATTANEKYLTIIVHSSAWSVAGRLAAASIFATAAWLLTTL from the coding sequence ATGGCGCCGGTCCTGCTGCGAGCCttgtcgtcctctctcttggTCGGCGCGGTTCTAAACTGCCACGCGACCGATGCAGGGGGTGGACTGTCGGTCGATCCGGAGACAATCATCACCATTCCGGAAAAGGGACTGGAAGCGGACGATCAGAAAATTGTCTGGCTGGGGCCGTCCCAGGCACTACGCATCGTCGACTCCTCGAACGCAGCCATATTTCTACCCCAGCACTCTACTGAGAATCCTTCGCCGACGCCTTCATCTGAGCAAATGAACGCCGTCGCGTATCCGTTTGAGAACGGAGCGTGCGACTTCAAAACGGTTGTGGAGTACAAAAAGTTATTTCCTGCGTATGAGGAGCCACTGTGGGTCCGCAACCCGGCTTCGGCGCAGATGGCTGCTGGGGAAGGctctcctgcgccggcggcgaatTACACGTTTACGAATCCTCCCGCCGATGCATTGAACGGGGCAACGAGTTTTTGCGTGAGGTTCGTGTTTAAGCCGCCCAAACATCACGAAGCGGGTCGACCTGCAGGAACTGGTCCTGCATCAGATGAATCAACTGCAGGCCACGGCAACCGAAGCGTTCGCAAGGGGGAGGGCGACAAAGATGTCGATACTGGTCCGAGACACCCCGGCAGCGCAAGTCAGCAGAATCAGTCCCGGGCAGTTTTGCCTGGTAAGGCAAGAAGAGCGGTTTCTCACGGGGAAGGCGTAGGTGCGAGTGTGGAGTCGGGAATCGGTTCGTCGGGTGTGCCGAAACCCCTCCCTGAgcccgcagagaaggaagaagacccCGGgaaggcagacggcgagcacAACACAGTTGCGCAGACAGCACCAGCTCCTCCAGCACCTCCGTCCCTCATTCCGTCCGTCGTGGGGAACGCTGAAGAGTCCCTACGCAGGGACCAAGGTGAGAAAAACCAGGCAGAGAGTCTCGATCCTGCGGGCGTGCCAGACGGCAAACTGCCCGGTCCGCCCTCCCCGACCCTCAGCAATCCGGTATCAGGAAAGCAGGATAGCGAACATGCCAACGGGCTGGCAGCTGCCCACGGCTCTGGCGGCCTGGCCTCCAACGATCCCGTTGGCTCCAGGGCAGAGCAGGACGcgcaggacgaagaggaaagggCGAAAAAGGTCGAGGCCCCCGATACCCGaaagcgagccgcgcgcctgaggaGGCTCTCGGAAGCGACTACCGCAAACGAGAAATACCTGACCATTATAGTGCACTCTTCTGCGTGGAGTGTTGCAGGCAGACTGGCAGCCGCTTCGATTTTTGCCACTGCCGCTTGGCTACTGACAACGCTGTAG
- a CDS encoding Toxoplasma gondii family A protein (encoded by transcript BESB_049220) has translation MAPITLRVLSSTLLVGAVLHCSASEPGEPTVEPESIINIPEKGLAADEQKSVWLKPSNSLRVVDSSNAAVFLPQPGQEPSAEPSPEQMSAVAYVFENGVCDFEKTVEYKKLFPGHEKPLWVRTAPAAAAGAEEASPAPAANYTFTNPSAEVLGGEGASFCVRFRVQRPLQPQPPIPENDDGPTGDKGEPGEGDPLPEALPERPPALPPPVPGDAVVPGIGVGARDMKVDPAQEQKEPLKQAAGLSPESAKHEVVKPVEDNSPNEPLPRMETSGNFDNTVQVGRLAAAPSLPDSSTLQPTEDHEVVESVAGSQASVQSGHDSKKPDLQVKLDKLNSGLTGGKQARLRRLSEPTESQDKYLTIVVHSTAWRAAGSVAAASAALLTVAAWLLLMF, from the coding sequence ATGGCGCCGATCACCTTACGAGTCTTGTCGTCCACGCTTTTGGTCGGCGCAGTTCTTCACTGTTCCGCTTCCGAGCCAGGGGAGCCGACTGTCGAGCCAGAGTCGATCATCAACATCCCGGAAAAAGGACTCGCAGCGGACGAACAGAAAAGTGTTTGGCTCAAACCGTCCAACTCGCTGCGAGTTGTCGACTCGAGCAATGCAGCCGTGTTCTTGCCGCAGCCAGGTCAAGAGCCTTCTGCAGAGCCTTCGCCGGAGCAGATGAGCGCCGTCGCGTATGTGTTTGAGAACGGTGTGTGCGACTTCGAGAAGACTGTAGAGTACAAAAAGTTGTTTCCTGGGCATGAGAAGCCGCTGTGGGTCCGcaccgcgcctgccgcggctgcaggtgCTGAGGAGGCAtctcctgcgccggctgcgaaTTACACGTTTACGAATCCCTCTGCGGAGGTGTTGGGGGGCGAAGGGGCTAGTTTCTGCGTGAGGTTTAGGGTGCAGCGACCATTGCAGCCTCAGCCGCCCATACCGGAAAACGACGACGGCCCGACCGGCGATAAGGGGGAACCTGGAGAGGGCGACCCTCTCCCAGAAGCGCTTCCCGAGAGACCTCCGGCGCTACCGCCGCCTGTGCCGGGTGACGCGGTGGTGCCCGGTATTGGAGTAGGAGCACGTGATATGAAAGTTGACCCAGCGCAGGAGCAGAAGGAGCCTCTCAAGCAGGCTGCTGGACTCAGTCCCGAATCTGCAAAGCATGAGGTTGTGAAACCGGTTGAAGACAATTCTCCGAACGAGCCTCTGCCTCGTATGGAGACAAGTGGGAATTTCGATAACACCGTTCAAGTCGGCAGGCTTGCCGCTGCCCCGTCCCTTCCTGATTCTTCAACACTCCAGCCTACTGAAGACCACGAAGTTGTGGAAAGTGTTGCTGGGTCGCAAGCGAGCGTCCAGAGTGGGCATGATTCCAAGAAACCAGACCTCCAAGTAAAGTTAGATAAACTGAACAGCGGACTGACTGGCGGGAAACaagcgcgcctgcgaagacTCTCAGAGCCGACCGAATCACAAGACAAATACCTGACCATCGTCGTGCACTCCACTGCatggcgcgctgcaggaagtgtggcggctgcgtccgcggctctTCTCACTGTTGCCGCCTGGCTGCTGCTGATGTTTTAG
- a CDS encoding Toxoplasma gondii family A protein (encoded by transcript BESB_049280) gives MAPALVQVLSSIILVGAVLLCSATEPGEPTTEPESILTIPEKGLEADEQKTVWLGPSKSLRVVDSTNAAVFMPHLEEAHLPLPYADQMNSVAYVFENGACDFNTVVEYKKLFPEYAKPLWVRNPPVMAAAAEEASPLPVTNYTFTNPPAELLRGLVSFCVRFVIRRPSQSQGGSSSESHTTAGNEPSGGDEGRGADGGVQDGATDPQGLTDEPSKYQKPEIGSTGSETQNPQAGVGAGGIGSGEGGAPGGPGLAIGKAEDTDELSEQKVPNTPALQTPNHSTIPSQPSASPVILAGPSPTMEEQGNVGESKQEADDGASPSGVVPSNIKYEVPTGHQSEEKNHPGNASVSEGSTVSGPEAIEARPERASAQRLERGEAGAPQARLRRLSAPTEAPERYFTIIIHSDALSTSGRQAAASAFLIAAAAAWLLAML, from the coding sequence ATGGCGCCCGCCCTTGTGCAAGTGTTATCGTCCATCATCTTGGTGGGCGCAGTTCTTCTCTGCTCCGCGACTGAACCAGGAGAGCCGACAACTGAGCCAGAGTCAATCCTCACTATCCCGGAAAAAGGTCTGGAAGCTGACGAACAGAAAACTGTTTGGCTCGGCCCCTCCAAATCTCTCCGCGTTGTTGACTCGACCAATGCAGCCGTTTTCATGCCACACCTGGAGGAGGCCCACCTGCCCCTTCCTTATGCGGACCAGATGAACAGCGTTGCGTATGTGTTTGAGAACGGTGCCTGCGACTTTAACACGGTTGTAGAGTACAAGAAGCTGTTTCCTGAGTATGCGAAGCCGTTGTGGGTTCGCAATCCGCCTGTGatggcggctgctgccgagGAGGCGTCACCCTTACCGGTAACGAATTACACATTTACCAATCCACCCGCGGAGTTGCTGCGTGGACTTGTTAGTTTCTGCGTAAGGTTCGTCATCAGGCGCCCATCGCAGTCGCAGGGAGGCTCTTCAAGCGAGTCACACACGACAGCAGGCAACGAGCCTTCAGGCGGTGATGAGGGACGCGGAGCCGATGGTGGCGTACAAGATGGTGCCACAGACCCTCAGGGACTTACTGATGAGCCTTCAAAGTATCAAAAGCCAGAGATTGGGTCGACTGGTAGCGAGACGCAGAACCCACAAGCAGGGGTGGGTGCTGGCGGAATTGGTtcaggcgaaggcggtgcGCCGGGCGGACCCGGTCTAGCCATCGGAAAAGCCGAAGATACTGACGAACTGAGTGAGCAGAAGGTTCCAAACACCcctgcgctgcagacgcctaACCATTCAACAATTCCATCTCAACCTTCGGCTAGCCCCGTCATCCTTGCTGGGCCTTCACCTACAATGGAGGAACAGGGGAACGTAGGTGAAAGCAAGCAAGAGGCTGACGACGGTGCCAGTCCATCTGGCGTCGTACCTTCGAATATCAAGTACGAGGTCCCAACAGGTCATCAAAGTGAGGAAAAGAACCATCCGGGAAATGCCAGTGTATCTGAGGGGTCGACCGTATCCGGGCCTGAAGCAATTGAAGCACGTCCAGAGAGGGCATCTGCCCAACGActcgagagaggcgaggccggTGCACCACAagcgcgcctgaggcggctTTCGGCGCCGACTGAAGCGCCTGAAAGATACTTTACCATCATTATTCATTCCGATGCGTTGAGCACTTCAGGCAGacaggcagctgcgtctgcgttccTCAtagcagctgctgctgcgtggctTCTTGCGATGCTCTAA
- a CDS encoding dense granule protein GRA7 (encoded by transcript BESB_049290), translated as MASARIFILTLCLLDLAARCVPGLCQGESAEYQDALDYPHVDADQASQHLAPEEDVDEENDNPGVVEKGGLVRTHSVGSRSTENGGLLSKISKSLYGATGSFAVSAAVLPELTEGQINGVEPVSLYDNVRTVVGLGALAAMLSFLAVSAYKTGKHFLRRRHRKSAAAAGVSILGEEETNGPTRDDH; from the coding sequence ATGGCCTCAGCGCGCATCTTCATCTTGACGTTGTGCTTGCTAGACCTGGCGGCACGGTGCGTGCCAGGGCTGTGCCAAGGAGAATCTGCAGAGTATCAGGATGCGTTAGACTATCCCCATGTTGATGCGGATCAGGCGAGTCAGCACTTGGCCCCTGAAGAGGATGTGGACGAGGAAAATGACAACCCTGGTGTTGTGGAAAAGGGTGGTTTGGTTAGGACGCATTCAGTGGGGTCCCGGTCGACAGAGAACGGTGGCCTGCTGTCGAAGATTTCCAAGTCTCTCTACGGTGCTACCGGTTCTTTCGCTGTGTCAGCTGCGGTTTTGCCGGAGTTGACAGAAGGGCAAATTAATGGCGTGGAGCCTGTGTCGTTATATGACAATGTTAGAACCGTTGTGGGTCTCGGTGCGCTAGCGGCAAtgctttcttttctcgctgTCAGTGCGTATAAGACGGGGAAACACTTTTTGAGGAGACGGCATCGgaagagcgccgctgccgcgggcgtctctaTTCTGGGGGAAGAGGAGACAAACGGTCCTACTCGAGACGATCACTGA